TTGCTCCAACTCATTTGCATGGATTAACTCGCTGCAATGAGTACACTTTAACCATCCACTAAAACTATCTTTTTTTGTGGTCTCAACTTTGATCTTAGGCTTTTCTCTAGAAAAAAATCTCATGTATATTGTTCCAACTATTTATTCAAAGAAACCAGTGTAACTAACATATAAGAAAAAACACAAGAGTATTCATGCTAATTAAATTATTTAATATAATTAAAGAGCCTTCCAACAGGAAAACTCTTTAATTTTAGAGTGCTTAACGACAAGAACAAGAAGAACAAGTAGCTGCTGCTTGATTAAAGCGCTCGGCAACATTTTTCCAATTGACAATACTCCAAATTGCTTTTACATAGTCTGCTCTCACATTTTTATACTGCAAATAGTAAGCATGTTCCCACACATCAATTCCTAAAAGAGGTATCAAGCCCTGTGTACTCAAAGGATCTTGGTTAGTGCAAGTTGCAACAGTTAATTGCGCTGTAGATTTATTGTATCCAAGCCATGCCCAACCAGATCCTTGAATACCAGTTGCAATCCCACTAAATTTATCAATAAAATTTTGATGCGTTCCAAATTCCATTTGAATTGCATCCATAAGATCACCCGTTGGAGCCTCTCCTCCTCCCTTTGATTTAGGAGCTAAATTCGTCCAAAAAATCGAATGGTTAATGTGTCCACCGCCATTAAAACGAATCGCACTTTCCAGAGCGATCATTGCAGATAGGTCTTGTTTTTTTTCTGCTTCAGCGTATTTTTCTAGAGCACTATTCAAATTATTAACATAAGCCTGGTGGTGCTTTGTGTGGTGCAAGCGCATAATTTCCGCGCTAATTACAGGCTCTAATGCCTCATACTCGTAAGGTAAATTGGGAATTTGGTAGGGTGCCATAATATAACCATCCATAATTTTAAAGTTAAAAAAAGATCGAGATTTTAGAGAGTATAAAATCTTTCAAAAAAATACGAGCGTAATTTTTTATTTTTTTGTATGATCCAAAAAAATAGACTTCTTGCATAATTAGCTTTGCTTAGAAAAATTGAAATTTTTTGAGTAGATTTATTGATAAATTTTGAGAGCATATGTGAACATGTGGTTGAAAAATTTAACGATAAAGATGCAAAAAAAACAATTTTAACAAGCAAATGTAATTACGCAAGAAGTCTGATGACAACATAACATAAAGAGAACTTCCATGAGAATACGCAGTACAGCCATATTATTTTTTATGCTCATAAGTTTTTTTTGTTATAGCCAAGTCATACCTGGAGAATCTACTCCTGTACTTACAAGTACAGACATCGATCAAAGCATCTCTCACTTCGTTACAAGTAATCAACCAATTGAGCTGATGAACTACATCAATAGCCTAGCTCCTCTAAGTTACGACACTCCAAGTTTTGTTAACTATTCAGAAGCGATTCAGTATCTAATTACATCCTACCCAAACTTCATACAATCTAATCCAATGCTTCTAAAACCTCTTGCAAGAGCTCTTTATACAGTTGGAGTAAATGGATCCTTTTAT
The nucleotide sequence above comes from Chlamydiales bacterium. Encoded proteins:
- a CDS encoding superoxide dismutase yields the protein MDGYIMAPYQIPNLPYEYEALEPVISAEIMRLHHTKHHQAYVNNLNSALEKYAEAEKKQDLSAMIALESAIRFNGGGHINHSIFWTNLAPKSKGGGEAPTGDLMDAIQMEFGTHQNFIDKFSGIATGIQGSGWAWLGYNKSTAQLTVATCTNQDPLSTQGLIPLLGIDVWEHAYYLQYKNVRADYVKAIWSIVNWKNVAERFNQAAATCSSCSCR